A stretch of Brassica napus cultivar Da-Ae chromosome C6, Da-Ae, whole genome shotgun sequence DNA encodes these proteins:
- the LOC125589150 gene encoding protein SHI RELATED SEQUENCE 5-like — translation MAGFFYLGGRDNNSSKQDHHQVDKDHHHHQDKSNYLYLYKDEIYNTNKGFEIWPPQYFQQQQEQQQHVTPPSNFYSFGMVPSGSSSGNNNNNRSRGLYINVVSDHEPGGFTVTRQGGMNCQDCGNQAKKDCPHMRCRTCCKSRGFHCQTHVKSTWVPAAKRRERLAQLASLQHHSASSRETPNANAKRLREVDGGDNDDDKDHNGGGGSSLATRVVNTNFNSGLEAIQNLPPEVSSPAVFRCVRVSSIEEDEDDQEYAYQTAVNIGGHVFKGILYDQGPDQDHHHQLNLLASTATTTNAEEIAAKTAVTIAGNNNSGLILDPSSLYPTQLNSFITGTPFFTPPRD, via the exons ATGGCAGGATTTTTCTATCTAGGAGGGAGAGACAACAACAGCAGCAAACAAGATCATCATCAAGTTGACaaggatcatcatcatcatcaagacAAGAGTAACTATCTTTATCTTTACAAAGACGAGATCTATAACACCAACAAGGGTTTCGAGATTTGGCCTCCACAATACttccaacaacaacaagaacaacaacaacatgtcACACCTCCTTCAAACTTCTACTCCTTTGGAATGGTCCCAAGCGGAAGCAGCAGCGGCAATAACAACAATAACAGGAGCCGGGGTTTATACATCAACGTAGTCTCCGATCATGAGCCGGGAGGATTCACCGTAACGAGACAAGGAGGTATGAATTGTCAAGATTGTGGGAATCAAGCTAAGAAAGATTGTCCTCATATGAGATGTAGAACTTGTTGTAAGAGCCGAGGCTTTCACTGTCAGACTCACGTTAAGAGCACTTGGGTTCCTGCTGCTAAACGCCGTGAGCGTTTGGCTCAACTCGCTTCCTTGCAGCACCATTCAGCCTCCAGCCGCGAAACGCCAAACGCAAACGCTAAACGCCTACGTGAAGTAGATGgtggtgataatgatgatgataaagacCATAATGGTGGTGGTGGATCGTCTCTTGCTACCCGTGTGGTGAATACTAATTTTAATTCAG GGTTGGAGGCGATTCAAAACTTACCACCGGAAGTTAGCTCACCGGCGGTTTTCCGATGCGTTCGAGTGAGCTCGATAGAAGAGGATGAAGATGATCAAGAATATGCTTATCAAACGGCTGTGAACATTGGGGGACATGTCTTCAAAGGCATTCTTTATGACCAAGGACCAGATCAAGATCACCACCACCAACTTAACCTCCTTGCATCCACTGCTACAACCACCAATGCCGAAGAGATTGCTGCAAAAACGGCGGTTACTATTGCCGGAAACAATAACAGTGGATTAATTCTTGATCCTTCGTCGCTTTATCCTACTCAACTCAACTCCTTCATCACCGGTACGCCATTCTTCACACCTCCGAGGGACTAA